A stretch of DNA from Williamwhitmania sp.:
GATTGGGGTTAAGGGAATATTCGTCAAACCAAGAGATTATTGGATTGTAGAATTCAAGCACATCCTCAGGGAGTGAGTTTCCTGCAATTTCAAATACTCCTTCTACCTTATCAAGAACAACCTTGGGGGTTTCCTCAGTTGGATCAATAATAATTGCTTTCATAGCCAGGAATAATTTATCCAAAAATAAAGGAAAAAAACAAAATCCTTCATTTCCCTGCTATAAATATAGGAAAAATAATCGACCAATGGTTAATTACATTCCGAACATTAGAAAATAAGCTTAAACCCTTTCCCCCTAACGTTAATAATTTGAATGGATTGGTCCTCTTTTAGAAATTTTCTAAGTTTGGTAATATACACATCCATGCTACGTGCATTAAAGTAGCTGTCATCCGACCAGATGGCCATGAGTACCTCACTACGATCGACAACGGCATTCCGGTTGGAGCATAGGTATAGCAGCAACTCCGACTCCTTTGCCGTTAGCTTAGTAAGGTTATCTGCATGAATTAGGGTTTGCTTCGTAGGATCAAAAGTGTACTCGCCAATTTTATATATCTGTCCATCTGCCCCCATGTGGTTAACTTGCGTCCGGCGTAAAATAGCCTCGATCCGAGCAACCAATTCCTCGATGCTAAATGGTTTGGTCATGTAGTCGTCAGCACCGGAGTTAAAACCTTCCAGCACATCTTCCTTCATCGACTTAGCAGTTAAGAAAACAATGGGTATGGTTGGAGCAGTTTGCCTAATTTTTTTTGCCACCGTAAAACCATCCATTATTGGCATCATAACATCTAGAATGCATATCTGGTAAGGCTTTTGAGAAAAACCAGCAAATGCTTTTTCGCCGTTGGAAAAAAGATCGGCCTCATACCCTTTGGCAATTAGATATTCCCTAAGAAGCATGCCTAGGTTCTCATCGTCCTCGGCAAGTAGAATTTTTATGCTGTTTGCTTCCATCTGCTATATATTTTTTTAAATAGTGAAGATGATTCTTTGTGTTTTATTGTATCAGTTTCCCAAGGAAGAAAGATAGTGAATTTTGAGCCAACTCCAATTTCGCTTTCCACCCAAATGTTCCCTCCGTGAATTTCCACCAACTTCTTAACATAGCTAAGGCCAAGGCCAAAACCTTTTACATTATGAACATTGCCTGTAGGAACTCGGAAAAACTGCTCAAATATGCGCTTCTGATTTTCCTTACCAATTCCAATGCCATTATCCTTTACGCTGATTAAAATACCTTTAGGCTGGCTTGCAGTGGAGATCGAAATTTCGGGATGACTTCCAGAATATTTCAGCGCATTTTCCACTAAGTTAGCAAGTATGTTAGTAATGTGAACTTCATCGGCCATTACCGATGACTCTGTAGCCAACAGGTTCAAGGTGATCATCCCTCCACTTTTCTCAACTTGTAAGGCAAAGTTATCGGTTACCTTTCGTGCAATAGCATGTATATCCACCACCTTTCGTTTGAGCTTTACCTTACCCTTGTCG
This window harbors:
- a CDS encoding response regulator transcription factor, whose protein sequence is MEANSIKILLAEDDENLGMLLREYLIAKGYEADLFSNGEKAFAGFSQKPYQICILDVMMPIMDGFTVAKKIRQTAPTIPIVFLTAKSMKEDVLEGFNSGADDYMTKPFSIEELVARIEAILRRTQVNHMGADGQIYKIGEYTFDPTKQTLIHADNLTKLTAKESELLLYLCSNRNAVVDRSEVLMAIWSDDSYFNARSMDVYITKLRKFLKEDQSIQIINVRGKGFKLIF